In the Zingiber officinale cultivar Zhangliang chromosome 5A, Zo_v1.1, whole genome shotgun sequence genome, TGCATTATAAGAGGAAAAACAACATTGGATTCTCTGCAAATTAGTAATGATGATTGAAATGTAATATGTTGATGAAATATGTACTTGTGAACTCATGTCCAAATGCACCATAATTAAAATCAATCAAGTTGCAATGAAGAAGATGAGCATGATTAGACGAGAATTTTGAATTGTTAAATCAACCGTGCATTTGGGCAAGAGTTCCCAAATACATATTTCAACATATAGCATCTTGCAACTTAGTTATTTTTTCAGACTTCAGAAGTTTTCTCCCTGAACTAAACTTTATCTTGAAATTGAAGTTGCACATGAAATTTCGTTTCCACTCGATGTAAAGGAAATGGGTGCAGATTTTTTATCCAGGTGCATAAAAAGCTCTTTCTACCTCCTCTCCACTTTTAAAAGACTGGTGTATAGCTTAAAGTCATTAACTTTACTAGATGCTTCTACCGACGTGTCATAAATACCTAACAAAGACAACATATGTTTTCtcctatattaaaataatatttaaaatcttATATAACCAAAAGATTAAAACTTAAAATGAAACGACttatcattttttgatataaagaAATGTTGTTTTGCAAATTTGCTGTAAATTGAACAACCAAAAGAATAAaagttattaaaataaaaatttattcacaCTGCTGGTACTAGCCTTCATCTTATCCTTACTTCATCTTATCCTTACTAGGATTTAAAATTTACATTCGAAGGAAGATGATCTCCTATGAAATTCTAGGGTAAGATGAAACTGGTAAGTTCTCAATAAAATAATTATCAATGAATTTATGACAAATTGTCACTGGTTCATTCCTAAGTAAATCTCAACTATTTAGAATCAAGTTTATGAATATTATATCTCTATGGAAGATAACAAACTTGACATTTTCCAAGCTCAACTACTACTTGATCATCGAAGCATAACTAATGAATACATGCTTATAGAACTTGTAGATGCAGTTCAAATCATGGAAAATTTGGTCAATGAATATCAGAACCTAGGACATCCAAATTCTCTATCTAGATTAGAAGCGATAACAttgaaaaattaaacatttatttttggtaaatgagaaaaaaaaatgaaaggaaaaATCTTTGAATGTTTATAAGTGAAACATAGGCAATAGTGTATTTAATAAGCATGACAAGTGCAAAAGTGATAAAGATCATAAAATGGGCAATCTGCGATATTATATTGAAGGTTCCAAAAGGTTCTGACTAGGTATAATATGCAAACAACCTCTATTTCAAACAGCATAATCCCAACATTATTTTGAGAATTAACTAACCTACACCTTGATCCACATTACTGGGAGTCACAACCACTCTGTTTGATAAACCAAAGAGTAGGATTTACTGGACATTGTCCCATGTAAACTTTATGGCTTTCAGCCAAAGAGAATAATAGTGTCGGAAAAATAACAAATGTTATCAAATAAGGTAACCATGTAAATTCTAATGggttgaaatgatataaattctATAGTCAAATGTTATAAAATAACAGTAATCCTAATGAATTTCAAAGTGCCTTCTGTAACTCCCAAATATGGTAGGAAGAATGGACTTGAATCATACTAGACAGCATTTCACAACGGTGCCCACAGGCTGGGGCGAAGGACGGAGGCTAACGACACGCGATGAGTAAAGGCGTCTCGCGGAGAGGACGGCGAGACCCCTTTGTGCGAAGGACGTTTTCGCGGTGCGGAATGGGGTCTTAGCGAGGGATGGGGCCTCCCTGCTAAGGGACGGCGTCTTGCGACTTGTGAGGGAAAGGGAAAACCTAATCTCGGCGAGGAACAACGTCTCAGCGAGGACGGTGTCACTTGCAATCGCGCTCAGACGAGAGCCAGCCAGCGAAAATGAAAACCTAATTTTGGCGAAAAATACATCGCGAGagaggaaaagaaagaagaattttttttaaaaaaaaatctaacgtGGCAGGTGCCATGTCGCAGTCGCGCATAGAACGGTGAGTAGCTGTGTGTTGGCCACCTCTTGTGAGCACCTGAGTGCACGCAGCACGCTCGAGCCCTACGTCCACTCAGGCCCCCACGATGGGTACATAGCATAATATATACTGATTTTTGGTAAGTCTTATCAAGATTTGCTGCATTTAAGACTACTAACATCCAGCATCTAAGGCCAACACACCAGGAACACTACTGTTCAAGATTAGATATTATCCATCTCATCACAAGGGGTGTTGATCATTGATGTATTAGATCACATTTCTGATATTCAGCAAAGTACCAATATTTGCTAGCCAACTTGTTAAACTCCAACTTCGATACATGTATACATAGACAACAATTCCTTCAAGCATGAGCATCACATTAAGCTTATCACCATACCATCAAAATTTGTTTGGTTGGCTGCAATTGTTCGTTAGATTGCGAGGTCACTACGATTATTGTATCAAATTTATAGATCATTTTCCATACAATTCTGTCAAGTGAGGGACTAGTTTTTTTCCCCTACAATTCATATATGAATGGATCAGATATTGCACCCATGCTACAGACAAAATTCTAGGAGACAGCTCTCTATCACATCTACATTATCATTGATCATGACAAAAAGTTTTAGAAGCAACTCTGTCAGTGTTAGATAACTAGATCCATACATGTAccagataaacaaatcaagataTATGTATATGTTTTGTCTTGCCATGTTATATTGGATATGACAAGATAGATCCACCCACTTACAGAAGTATCATCATACGGATTCAAACCCTACACATTGGCAGAAGTTCCTCCAGACCTAACGTCTCTTACCACTAGACCAAGCCACTGCTGGTAGTTGCTGGTCAATTTCATTTTTCATATTTAAAGAAAACTGTTAGAGCACATATATTCCTAATTTCCTAGGAGGTGAGCTGAAACGAGTTAAAACTTCATCATAAAGGTAGcacagaattaaaaaaaaaaatcaagttgataATATCACTGAGGGGGAGAGCAACATGTGTCAACCATCTGAACTGGCGCCTGATTCATAGATTGAACAGTTCTTTCGGTGGAATATGTTCTCGAATCTTTCTTCACATCTTGTTAATATTTCACCAAAAATCAGATATAACCAAGTTGTTAGCTTGTCAAACAAATGCATGACGGAAGCATGCATCTATTGATACCAAGGGAAAACCTACGAGCACATTGCCATAACTAACAGTGTCCCAGATCACATGGAAACTAAGAACGaaatctaaaaaaattaaagGGATGAAGAATTGGCAATCAcgcaaaaagaaaattttaattttgatcgtAGTTGAGATAAAGGAATTAAGAGTCAGACCTCGCAGGAGAAGAAGCCTCAGTGGTAAGCGGCTTCCTCCAAGCCTTATCGCTATCTGCGCTGCCATTACTAGTTTCAGATCCCTTCTTGCCAAAGGAAAGACTTTCACGGTGTACATCACGGATCTTCGTGGATTCAAGCTTCTCTTCGATCTCCTTCCAATCTTGTCCCTTTTCGGCCAAAACCTCTTCTCGTGGACGAGCTGCTCCAAAGGGATTCGAGGCCTTGCTCTTCTTCTCAGGAGATACCATGTTCTGCTCACCTTCGACTGGTTTTAAATTCTCTCCATTGGATAGAGGCAAGGAGCGGGGCTGTAACACGATCCTACGCCTTCCTCCGTTGCGTGGTTCCTCTTCCTTTTTCCACCCATCAGGAGCCGCAAAATCCTTCTTTCTTCCCCAGGTTTCAGAATCAGCCCGGCCGCTGTCGGATCCCTCCTTGTTAAGCATATCGTAACCGCGCACTATCTCTCTGGATCCACTCAATCCGCCGCCCCTCGGCGGGGCAACGCTTTTGTTTGAGATCCAGCTGTTCGATTCGTCCGCCCTAGAATGCGACTCAAAGGAGACCCTTCCGCCGCCTACCCTCTCCCTCCTTTCCGGCATGGAAGACTTCTTGGCGGCGCCCCAGTCGTCGATCTCGTCGGCGCGGGATGGCTCAAGCTCCCGGTTGGATCCGCCGAACCCACCCCTCCTGGGTTCGTCAGAAACCCTAGCCGAGCCCCAACGATTGGGGTTGGCCTCCTCCCCGTTCGCCCGGCCGCGGGCGCCGTAAGAGTACccgaatccgcgggaggaggagcGCTCGAGCTCCTCGGCGGAGCGCTCGCGGGGGCCGGTGGGCAGCGCGAGGAGCTCTTCCGGGGTGAGCGCGGCGGGAGCAAGGGCGCGGCCACCGGCGCCGTAGGAGACGGGCTTGCCGGTGGTGAACTCGGCGAGGGAGACGGGCtgcgccttcttcttcttcttggaggTCCTGGAGGCGGCGGCGGTGGCGAGGGAGGGGAAGTCGGGTTGCTGCTGCAGCCCCGGCAGCGGGGCGGAGAAGTCGAGGTCGTTGCCGACTGAGGAGGCCGCGTCGTGCTCCTCGGCGTCCAACGCCCACGCGCCAGGCTTCGACCACGCCGACACCGAAGCCGCCATCGTTATCGTCTCTCTCGCGCGCGAAGCCAACGATCTTTCGACTCGATGCGATAAGAATCTTTTCCACGCGCCCAACAAATAGTCGGCGTTTGCGTTTCTAGACTGGTCTCCTTCTCCAAGAATGACATACCTGCCGCTACAGCTGGCTGGATAGTATCCACGTGGCACCGGGCAACATGTACTTGGCTAAGTTAATCTGTCAGCTAAGTACACACattttcataaaataaaatgtgcacatttaaatttaattgataagttAATTCATTAATTCCAGATAAATCATACAAATTAAAAATAAGATATGGACATGAACTGAACCGCAGACTTCATTAGCCAACATAAGATACTCAAGAACAGCAGTTTAAATGCAAGTTTGTAAATCACAatttttctgatttgattttTGTTCCTTGAGAAACTGACTTCCAATCTCATCACTTACAGAAATGTGCATGGAAAGAAAAACCACAATTGAGACATCATCTGCATTTCTTCACTGAGGATGTGGAAAGCTGAACTTTGAGAGGAATAACTGGTATTGGATCAACCACTGTGAATCCATTTATTCTTCATCTGGAAAATATTTATCTTCCTAGTGGATGGACTGTAAACTAATTGTCACCTTTCCCTTTGGAGAAAAACCGGCTAAATCCACGCCCATGCTTCTCAGGAAAAGCATTTGGAGAAGAGGATCCAGGAGACCTATGCTTTTGGAGCTTAGAGTTCAAAGGTGATTTCAGAAGATGACTTGCTTCCGCATCTGATTGGTTAATAGGAGAGCAAGGTCCATCCAAGAGAAGTTCATTAACTGTTACTGGTGTACTTTCTGCCTCAGGCACTGATTGTGTTGTTTTGTTTAAGGCAACAGGGACGTGTGCATCTTGATCATTCATTTGATGTATAGTATTTGGACAAGGCTCCAATTTCTCTGTTGGCGGTCGCAGTGCTTGCAATTGCCTCCCCAGAAGAAGTATGGTTTCTTGGCACTCGACCAGCTTCTCTGTTGCCGCTGCTATGTCTTTCTCCTGTTAGGGAACCAGAATGTTGCTATGAGATCTGATAAGAGGTGCACGAGTATTTTTAATATTCAATCATCAAAACTGAGGTTGTTCTTTTTGCCCTAGTCTAATTTATGAATCTGTGAATGTTGTGAGGACTTTGACTATCGTTAGATTTTAGATGCTAACTAGAGAAAATTAGAGAGTTTAATCCGTCGACCAATTTGAAAGACATGAATCACAAATATGAGAACAAAAGAATGACTAAGTGCATTGCAAAATAAGGATTGTCGGCCAGTTTCCAATGCATAAATATTAGAGTTCAAGAGGCAGAGATGGGTATACAGATGATAGGACAATCTTAATGCTTGCAAAAGGTTCCACAGTCGACAATGTCATCATTTAAAACAACACAAAAGAAGAAGGCAACTAATAGGATGGACAGAAAAAGTGTACATGACCTGATTTTTGATAGTATCAGCATCAGAATCTGAGATTCTTGTGCTTTGCTCAGTcctgtatttaataaataaaaaaagaaaaaaaatcaaagataGAATTCACAAGTAAATGTGTAAACACCAAATAAACGAACATAATTCACACATTCAACAACTGGAGTCTAGATAATCTCTAACCTCTCAGTTTTCtcttgaagttctttcaatttagCTAAATCATCCTGATGAAGTTCCCTTTCCACCTGAGGCTCATTGTTCAAAGTTTGGACTTCTATATGTAGTTGATCCACTTCAGCTTCCAATTCATTAGTGTGTGATTCCAGCAAATTATATGACACAGTCATACACTTTAATTGAGTTTCAGACAAACTGTTTGATTTTTGGCTTGCAGCCAATTCAGATTTAAGCACTTCCAGCCTTTGTTCAGTTCCAATGAGTCGAGTTTTTGTCGCCTCCAATAATTCAGTGTAAGTAGAAAGTTCAACTTgcaatttttctttttctatcctcATCTGTTGAACTTCCTCCAAGGATAGCTGAGTCATCATGTTTCTTTCTTCACAGTTTTCACCATTAGGCCCTTCAATCTCTGGATGAGAGGAAGATTGAGTTAAAGCATTAAAATTGCCTGAAACATTCTCATCTGTCAGTTCTTGCTGTGTCACTCCATTCTCTAGTAATGTTACCTTGTCTATACAATCTGAACTATTGCCTTCCCATTCAGACCTCATACCAAATATAATTCTTAAACCCAATTTACTGGCTTCAGATAAAACCTCTGATAAAACACCTATAAGATCACTCAAGCTTTCTTCATTGCAGACAATTTTCTTGACATAATGAGAGAATTGTTGGATTTTTTCACTTAGTCCTTGAACATCAGATGACCTATACTGTGGTTCTGCAGCCTCTTTACCAAGAAATAATACAAAATTTTGAATCTCAGAGATTGCATTCTTAACTTCCTGATTTAAGAAATGTTTATCATCAGGGAATGAATTGTTCTCCTTTTCAGAATAAATGCGGATATTAATAAGCTCATCCATGTCGGTATTGCTTGATTGTTTTTCACAAGAAGCATCTCCTATATTGCTTTCTTTGATGACACAGCTAACAGAGTGCCCAAGCAATTTTTCCTGTGTGTCCTGTATAATGTATCTTATATCATCAAGGACTTTAGCAGCGTCAATGTCTTGAGGCAGAGACTCAAAAATAGAAACAATTCTTGACTGCAGCTTTACCAAGGGAGAACCAAGCTCATTCCTTTCAAGTTCTCCTTCATTATCAGGAAAATGACCATTTTCTCTTTTTCCTGACATCAGCAGTTCTGTTTTGGTATTATCATTCTGGACATCTAATGTACCAACATCAGCATTTTGAGTTTCCACTGTATCAAACTCATGGGAACTAGCTGTGGCCCTCATGTCCTTGGGCCGAGATGTCAAACAAGCTAATTTCTCCATCTCTAGAAAATCATCCATAAGTTCCAG is a window encoding:
- the LOC121981012 gene encoding filament-like plant protein 4 codes for the protein MDRRSWLWKKKSSEKDVSNITNYVQISAETYANLIDLEDQVKILNEKLSAAENEITTKDNLVKQHVKVSEEAILGWEKAEAESSALKNQLESVTLLKLTAEERASHLDGALKECMKQIRNVKEESEQKLHDVVFAKTKQWEKVKAGLEEKLTDFEQELLRASAENDALSRSLQERSDILMEVNNQKMEADTEIELLKINIQSCEKEIRSLKYELHVISKELEIRNEEKSMSIKSADVTNKQHLEDVKKISKLEAECQRLRCLVRKKLPGPAALAQMKLEVENLGRDNAESKLRRSPSRNPSLHLMPTAADYASDSIHSLKKENEFLTARLYAIEEETKMLTEALSERNGELQITRSMFAKTASRLQSVEAQFRSFSQHKISPKPSIGISFDSTLRQYESNPRSFTSTSEDGTDVDTTYSESLATTLLPDQSQFSSEKETNLELMDDFLEMEKLACLTSRPKDMRATASSHEFDTVETQNADVGTLDVQNDNTKTELLMSGKRENGHFPDNEGELERNELGSPLVKLQSRIVSIFESLPQDIDAAKVLDDIRYIIQDTQEKLLGHSVSCVIKESNIGDASCEKQSSNTDMDELINIRIYSEKENNSFPDDKHFLNQEVKNAISEIQNFVLFLGKEAAEPQYRSSDVQGLSEKIQQFSHYVKKIVCNEESLSDLIGVLSEVLSEASKLGLRIIFGMRSEWEGNSSDCIDKVTLLENGVTQQELTDENVSGNFNALTQSSSHPEIEGPNGENCEERNMMTQLSLEEVQQMRIEKEKLQVELSTYTELLEATKTRLIGTEQRLEVLKSELAASQKSNSLSETQLKCMTVSYNLLESHTNELEAEVDQLHIEVQTLNNEPQVERELHQDDLAKLKELQEKTERTEQSTRISDSDADTIKNQEKDIAAATEKLVECQETILLLGRQLQALRPPTEKLEPCPNTIHQMNDQDAHVPVALNKTTQSVPEAESTPVTVNELLLDGPCSPINQSDAEASHLLKSPLNSKLQKHRSPGSSSPNAFPEKHGRGFSRFFSKGKGDN
- the LOC121981013 gene encoding eukaryotic translation initiation factor 4B3-like translates to MAASVSAWSKPGAWALDAEEHDAASSVGNDLDFSAPLPGLQQQPDFPSLATAAASRTSKKKKKAQPVSLAEFTTGKPVSYGAGGRALAPAALTPEELLALPTGPRERSAEELERSSSRGFGYSYGARGRANGEEANPNRWGSARVSDEPRRGGFGGSNRELEPSRADEIDDWGAAKKSSMPERRERVGGGRVSFESHSRADESNSWISNKSVAPPRGGGLSGSREIVRGYDMLNKEGSDSGRADSETWGRKKDFAAPDGWKKEEEPRNGGRRRIVLQPRSLPLSNGENLKPVEGEQNMVSPEKKSKASNPFGAARPREEVLAEKGQDWKEIEEKLESTKIRDVHRESLSFGKKGSETSNGSADSDKAWRKPLTTEASSPARHDKAENTVPETEASTADRL